AAATTGGAGGGTTTTGCTTGCTCTTTTGCGGGACTATAGATAAAACTCTATTTAGATAGAATTTAATATTTATATCATCATTGCAGACAGGTTGAAAGTTTTAAGCTTTTAGGCGAATTTTTAGAGCGTTCCGCACGCACGTTCCCTTGGCACACCCTCATTTTTGATGAAGTCAATTACCCGCATTGAACCCTGGCACCTGCGACAGCAAAGGGGATCAACTTTCCCGGATCATGTTCGGGACAGGCTCCAATCTTTTGTATCAACCCTCCAAAGGCGGGTAAACCGTGCCCAGTTTTTTCGAAATTGCTTCGAACTCAGCTCCGGTTCCAGAATATAAGGTACGGAGTTGGTGCTTTAATTTTTTTCTGCTATAATCCCATTTAAAACAGAAAGGAGTATGAAATGACTGATTTTGCAGTTCTTCTGAAAAAAAGGCGCTCAATCCGGGACTATGAGGATAAGGAAGTGCCCTTAGAAATTGTTATGGGAATTATCAGGGAAAGCTGCCTTGCACCAAGCTCGGGAAATGGCCAGCCATGGCGATTCATAATAGTCAATAATAGAGAGATTCTAAAAAAGCTCTCAGATGAGAGCAAAAAAAACCTGCTAACTGATATCGAAAAAAACCTTAAATCCCATATCAAAAAGTATGAAGCAGCGCTGCGAGACCCGAACTTCAATGTATTCTATAATGCCCCCTGCCTTGTTTATTTCATTGGCCATAAGGACATTCGTTCGCTCCAGGTAGACTGTGCCCTCGCAGCCTGTTATTTTATGTTCTCAGCCGTAGAAAAGGGGTTAGGTACCTGCTGGATCGGTTTGGGCAATTTTATAAAAGACCCTGAAATTCGACACCTTATTGGAATGCCAGAAGATTGCCAAATTGTTGCTCCAATCATTTTAGGCTACCCAAAGATTGTACCCCAACCGACCGAAAGAATGGAGCCCCAGATTCTCAAAATAGTATCTTAGGGGCTCGGATGAAAAGAGTGCCAATGCCCAAAGCCACATTCCGCTTTTATGAGGAATTAAACGACTTTCTGCTAAAACATATAAGAAAGGTGGACTTTGAAGTTGAATTTAAAGGGAAAAGATCTATAAAAGATATGGTTGAAGCACTTGGCGTTCCTCATACGGAAATAGACCTAATTCTTGCAAATGGAAAGTCGGTTGATTTTAGTTACATCCTCCAGGATGGAGACCGGATTAGTGTGTACCCGGTTTTTGAGTCCCTCGATATTGCAAACATTACCCGGCTCAGAGAGGTCCCCCTTCGAAAAACCAGATTTATCG
This sequence is a window from Candidatus Desulfatibia profunda. Protein-coding genes within it:
- a CDS encoding nitroreductase family protein, which codes for MTDFAVLLKKRRSIRDYEDKEVPLEIVMGIIRESCLAPSSGNGQPWRFIIVNNREILKKLSDESKKNLLTDIEKNLKSHIKKYEAALRDPNFNVFYNAPCLVYFIGHKDIRSLQVDCALAACYFMFSAVEKGLGTCWIGLGNFIKDPEIRHLIGMPEDCQIVAPIILGYPKIVPQPTERMEPQILKIVS